In Aureibaculum algae, the following are encoded in one genomic region:
- a CDS encoding PorP/SprF family type IX secretion system membrane protein, translated as MKSKNIKFGVSILFVFICNLTMAQQQPQYTQHMYNTTALNPAYAGTNEGLEATLLHRSQWVGVTGAPVTQSLSIDGKVGQRISLGLGAYNEKIGPSNEVNINGIFAYEVMLGQNTRLSLGLNLGIDFYNVDWSKGLYYDNQDPIFNENVNEIRPIVGAGSFLYGEKWYLGVSAPNLLGLNSFNAKNDGEQVIERVNHYYLMGGYIFDVSRDLKFKPAVLAKVIEGSPVSIDASANFLIQDKITLGAAYRFNDAVSGIIGLQLGQRIFVGYSYDYTLTDLSDYNNGSHEIILKYSGGNAKRKSGAVRFF; from the coding sequence ATGAAAAGTAAAAACATAAAATTCGGTGTGTCCATATTATTTGTATTCATCTGCAACTTGACAATGGCACAACAGCAACCTCAATATACGCAACACATGTATAATACCACCGCCTTAAATCCTGCCTATGCAGGAACAAATGAAGGATTAGAAGCTACCTTATTGCATAGATCTCAATGGGTTGGCGTTACTGGAGCTCCAGTAACCCAATCCCTATCCATTGATGGTAAAGTTGGTCAACGTATTAGTTTAGGTTTAGGTGCTTATAATGAAAAGATTGGCCCCTCAAATGAGGTAAATATCAATGGGATTTTTGCTTATGAAGTAATGTTAGGGCAAAACACACGTCTCTCTTTAGGTCTTAATTTAGGAATTGATTTCTATAATGTTGATTGGTCAAAAGGATTGTATTACGACAATCAAGATCCAATTTTTAATGAAAATGTGAATGAAATTAGACCAATCGTAGGTGCTGGATCGTTTTTGTATGGAGAAAAATGGTATTTAGGTGTATCTGCTCCTAACCTACTCGGTTTAAATTCATTTAACGCAAAAAATGACGGTGAGCAAGTAATTGAACGTGTTAATCATTATTACTTAATGGGTGGTTACATTTTCGATGTATCACGAGACTTAAAATTTAAACCAGCAGTTTTAGCAAAAGTTATAGAAGGGTCTCCCGTTTCCATAGATGCTTCTGCTAATTTCTTAATCCAAGACAAAATAACCCTTGGTGCAGCATATCGATTTAACGATGCGGTTAGTGGAATAATTGGTCTTCAATTGGGGCAACGTATTTTTGTAGGTTATTCTTATGACTATACTTTAACAGATTTAAGTGACTACAATAACGGTTCCCATGAAATTATTTTAAAATACTCAGGCGGTAATGCTAAGAGGAAATCAGGTGCCGTTCGTTTTTTCTAA
- a CDS encoding M28 family metallopeptidase: MKKILSLLAIAAVLVSCNSTKKTTSATPAKPALTVEDYAKSITAEELKEALYVYASDEYEGRDTGEPGQKKAIEFIKKHYVALNVPSALPNDEYFQKVPLERTSSPEVTVHINGKDYKSVDDFVSFSGSNGTINAEEVIFVGYGIDDEKYSDYKNIDVTGKIVLFKNGEPKDKDGNYIISGTEESTGKWSNMRQEFSSKTDIAKEKGAKAALYYNPDAYANIAKRFGSGRTRMGLKSTEKKDSKINFLMVNTALAEAIVSDITTNSTSKAVKIPAVLTYKSNVEDFNSENVVAYIKGSEKPDEYVIISAHLDHVGVKDGNVYNGADDDGSGTVAILEIAEAFKKAADNGQTPKRSVVFLHVTGEEKGLLGSRYYADVDPIFPLENTVVDLNIDMVGRSDPKRTEGDRNYVYLIGSDKLSSDLHNISEEVNKKYTNVELDYTYNDENDPNRFYYRSDHYNFAKNNIPVIFYFNGTHDDYHQHTDTPDKIEYDLLENRSRLVFHTAWELANRDQRIVVDKPTEKK, from the coding sequence ATGAAAAAAATTTTATCCCTATTAGCAATAGCTGCTGTACTTGTAAGCTGTAATAGTACTAAAAAGACAACTTCGGCTACTCCGGCTAAACCAGCTTTAACGGTTGAAGATTACGCGAAATCAATTACGGCCGAAGAATTAAAAGAGGCCTTATATGTATACGCATCAGATGAATACGAAGGAAGAGATACTGGCGAACCAGGTCAGAAAAAAGCAATAGAATTTATAAAGAAACATTATGTCGCTTTAAATGTACCATCAGCGTTGCCAAATGATGAGTATTTTCAAAAAGTACCATTAGAACGTACAAGTTCTCCTGAGGTTACAGTGCATATTAATGGTAAAGATTATAAATCAGTCGACGATTTTGTTTCATTTTCTGGAAGCAATGGAACAATTAATGCTGAAGAAGTAATATTTGTTGGTTACGGTATTGACGATGAAAAATATTCTGATTATAAGAATATAGATGTTACTGGTAAAATAGTGTTGTTCAAAAATGGTGAACCAAAAGATAAAGACGGTAACTATATTATTTCTGGAACTGAAGAAAGTACTGGAAAATGGTCTAATATGCGTCAAGAATTTAGTTCTAAAACGGATATTGCTAAGGAGAAAGGTGCGAAAGCAGCTTTATATTACAATCCTGATGCTTATGCTAATATTGCTAAACGATTTGGTTCTGGAAGAACAAGAATGGGACTAAAAAGTACCGAAAAAAAGGATAGTAAAATAAACTTCTTAATGGTTAACACTGCATTAGCTGAAGCTATTGTTAGTGATATTACCACAAATTCAACATCTAAAGCAGTGAAAATTCCAGCTGTTTTAACTTACAAATCAAATGTAGAGGATTTTAATTCTGAAAATGTAGTCGCATATATTAAAGGATCTGAAAAACCTGACGAATATGTTATTATCTCTGCTCATTTAGACCATGTTGGTGTAAAAGACGGAAACGTTTATAATGGTGCTGACGACGACGGTTCTGGTACAGTAGCTATTTTAGAAATTGCAGAAGCTTTTAAAAAAGCTGCAGATAATGGACAAACTCCTAAAAGATCGGTTGTATTTCTTCATGTAACAGGAGAAGAAAAAGGGTTATTAGGTTCTCGTTATTATGCTGATGTTGATCCTATATTTCCTCTTGAAAATACAGTTGTAGATTTAAATATAGATATGGTTGGTCGTTCTGACCCTAAAAGAACAGAAGGTGATAGAAATTATGTTTACCTAATTGGAAGTGATAAATTAAGTAGTGATTTGCATAATATTTCAGAAGAAGTAAATAAAAAGTATACCAATGTAGAATTAGATTATACATATAATGATGAAAATGATCCGAATAGATTTTACTATCGTTCAGATCATTATAATTTTGCCAAAAATAATATCCCTGTAATTTTTTATTTTAATGGAACCCATGATGATTATCATCAACATACTGATACTCCAGACAAAATAGAATATGATTTATTAGAAAACAGATCTCGTTTAGTTTTTCATACTGCTTGGGAATTAGCAAATCGTGATCAGCGTATTGTAGTTGACAAACCTACTGAGAAAAAATAA
- the fsa gene encoding fructose-6-phosphate aldolase → MKFFIDTANLDQIKEAQELGVLDGVTTNPTLMAKEGITGYNNIINHYKAICEIVEGDVSAEVISTDFEGMVREGEALAELHSQIVVKIPMIREGIKAIKYFSDKGIKTNCTLVFSAGQALLAAKAGATYVSPFIGRLDDISTDGLGLIQEIRLIYDNYGFDTQILAASIRHTMHVIDCAKIGADVMTGPISAIDGLLNHPLTDIGLATFLADYKKGN, encoded by the coding sequence ATGAAGTTTTTTATAGATACAGCAAACTTAGATCAAATTAAAGAAGCCCAAGAATTAGGTGTTTTAGATGGTGTTACTACCAATCCGACTTTAATGGCTAAAGAAGGAATCACAGGGTACAATAATATCATAAACCATTACAAAGCTATTTGTGAAATTGTAGAAGGAGATGTAAGTGCTGAAGTTATTTCTACAGATTTTGAAGGAATGGTAAGAGAAGGTGAAGCATTGGCAGAACTACATTCTCAAATTGTAGTAAAAATACCAATGATACGAGAAGGTATTAAGGCGATTAAGTATTTTTCTGATAAAGGAATAAAAACAAATTGTACGCTAGTGTTTTCAGCTGGACAAGCTTTATTAGCGGCAAAAGCGGGAGCTACCTATGTATCGCCATTTATTGGTCGTTTGGATGATATTTCAACGGATGGATTAGGTTTAATTCAAGAAATAAGATTAATCTATGACAACTATGGTTTTGATACTCAGATATTAGCAGCTTCTATTAGACATACCATGCATGTTATTGATTGTGCTAAAATTGGTGCAGATGTTATGACGGGTCCAATAAGTGCAATAGATGGATTGTTAAATCATCCGCTGACTGACATTGGTTTAGCCACATTCTTAGCTGATTATAAAAAAGGTAATTAA
- a CDS encoding lactonase family protein, with the protein MKYLSLMLIITTVIGCKNNTQKDIKPSSENEKLISFFVGTYTDSLSEGIYSYSLSNSGNIKKIKLAAKTENPSFLAKSVDGKFLLAVNEINSVDSMGTVEAYKITGDSLAFMSRQSSGGAHPCFVGINQNGFVLTANYSSGNLGLFKLNKEGDLSDLLDKKQHYTNNHVEKGQWEPHAHSAYFINDSLIVSADLGTNDLWFYTLDTVENKLKGTIEETLRIGVDPKPGPRHIAFQPQKDWMYVINELNSTIALIKKGENGKYTVQSSVSTLPDGYSEKSFCADIHISKDGKFLYASNRGHNSIAIFEINQESGELTAIGYESVKGDWPRNFALSPNNDFLLVANQRSENIVSFKRDKVTGLLTFVEEINVPSPVCILF; encoded by the coding sequence ATGAAATACCTTAGTCTTATGCTGATTATTACTACTGTTATTGGTTGTAAAAATAATACACAAAAAGATATAAAACCTTCTTCAGAAAATGAAAAACTAATCTCCTTTTTTGTGGGTACCTATACAGATAGTTTAAGTGAAGGCATTTATTCTTATTCGCTTTCGAATAGTGGTAACATAAAAAAAATAAAACTGGCAGCAAAAACGGAAAATCCATCCTTTTTAGCGAAATCTGTAGATGGTAAATTCTTATTAGCCGTAAATGAAATTAATTCTGTGGATAGTATGGGTACTGTGGAGGCTTATAAAATTACAGGTGATAGTTTAGCGTTTATGAGTAGACAATCTTCAGGTGGAGCACACCCCTGTTTTGTAGGTATAAATCAGAATGGATTTGTTTTAACGGCCAACTATTCAAGTGGAAACTTGGGCCTGTTTAAATTAAACAAAGAGGGTGATTTGTCAGACTTACTCGATAAAAAGCAACACTACACAAATAATCATGTAGAAAAAGGACAGTGGGAACCTCATGCACATTCTGCCTATTTTATAAATGATTCACTCATTGTATCAGCAGATTTGGGAACAAATGATCTTTGGTTTTACACTTTAGATACGGTAGAAAATAAATTAAAAGGAACCATAGAAGAAACGTTGAGAATAGGTGTAGATCCTAAACCAGGACCGAGACATATTGCATTTCAACCACAAAAAGATTGGATGTATGTTATTAACGAATTGAATAGTACTATTGCTTTGATTAAGAAAGGTGAAAATGGAAAGTACACGGTACAGTCTTCAGTTTCTACCTTGCCAGATGGTTATTCCGAAAAAAGTTTCTGTGCAGATATTCATATTTCAAAAGATGGAAAATTTTTATATGCTTCGAATCGCGGACATAACAGTATCGCCATTTTTGAAATTAATCAAGAATCTGGTGAGTTAACAGCTATTGGATATGAGTCAGTAAAAGGTGATTGGCCTAGAAATTTTGCTCTTTCTCCTAATAATGATTTTTTATTAGTGGCTAACCAACGTTCAGAAAACATAGTGTCATTTAAACGAGACAAAGTAACGGGATTACTAACATTTGTTGAAGAAATTAATGTGCCTTCACCCGTTTGTATTCTATTTTAA
- a CDS encoding SDR family oxidoreductase yields MSKVVLITGASSGIGKSIAEYLHQKGMVVYGTSRNPKEPIINGVKMLALNVLEVVSIEKAVDTIVKNEGHLDILINNAGMGITGPIEDTPTDEMRAVFNTNLFGPIDVMKAVLPQMRQQKSGLIINITSIAGYMGLPFRGIYSASKGALEVITEATRMEVKEFGIHITNVAPGDFATNIAAGRYHTPVFDTSAYKEKYAENLALMDQHVDGGLDPEVMAHSIYKIIQQKQPKIHYKVGGFMEKFSIVLKRILPDSWYEKLLMNHYKL; encoded by the coding sequence ATGTCAAAAGTTGTTTTAATTACTGGTGCTTCATCAGGAATTGGTAAAAGTATTGCCGAATATTTACATCAAAAAGGTATGGTTGTTTATGGTACGAGTCGCAACCCTAAAGAGCCCATTATCAATGGAGTAAAAATGCTTGCTTTAAATGTGCTGGAAGTAGTTAGTATTGAAAAAGCAGTGGATACAATTGTGAAAAATGAAGGCCATTTAGATATATTAATCAATAATGCAGGTATGGGTATTACTGGGCCTATAGAAGATACGCCTACTGATGAGATGCGTGCCGTTTTTAATACGAACCTTTTTGGACCAATTGATGTGATGAAAGCGGTTTTACCTCAAATGCGTCAACAAAAATCTGGGTTAATTATCAATATTACGTCAATAGCTGGTTATATGGGCTTGCCTTTTCGGGGAATTTACTCAGCGAGTAAAGGTGCCTTGGAGGTCATTACCGAAGCTACACGGATGGAGGTTAAAGAATTTGGAATACATATTACAAATGTGGCTCCAGGTGATTTTGCTACAAATATTGCGGCAGGTAGATATCATACTCCTGTTTTTGATACTTCTGCATATAAAGAAAAGTATGCTGAAAACTTAGCGTTAATGGATCAACATGTTGATGGAGGGCTAGACCCTGAAGTGATGGCTCATTCTATTTATAAGATCATACAGCAAAAACAACCAAAAATTCATTACAAAGTTGGTGGGTTTATGGAGAAGTTTTCAATAGTTTTAAAACGTATTTTACCAGATTCTTGGTATGAAAAATTACTAATGAACCATTATAAATTATAG
- a CDS encoding porin family protein encodes MKIKNLIMIFFFSATLMLSAQKGESNIGIKGGYNLASVSFDGDGETDQRHSFHVGFFGESFVSDYLSIQSELLYSQQGYEVKYNSATFTQKLNYINLPILLKAYPSKNFYVEIGPQIGLAITHKEEFDSGFDLFDISQEFEPSNFDWGLNFGGGVKTNSGVSFGVRYHLGLGDIYEDNNPQNRVWQFSVGFSL; translated from the coding sequence ATGAAAATAAAAAATTTGATAATGATATTTTTTTTTAGTGCTACATTAATGTTAAGTGCACAAAAAGGGGAATCTAATATAGGAATAAAAGGAGGTTATAATCTAGCATCGGTGAGTTTTGATGGTGATGGAGAAACGGATCAGCGACATAGTTTTCACGTTGGCTTTTTTGGAGAATCATTTGTTAGTGACTATTTATCTATACAATCTGAACTATTATATTCTCAGCAAGGTTATGAAGTAAAGTACAATAGTGCTACTTTTACTCAGAAGTTAAATTATATAAATTTACCTATCTTATTAAAGGCGTATCCTAGCAAAAACTTTTATGTTGAAATTGGACCACAAATAGGATTAGCCATCACACATAAGGAAGAATTTGATAGTGGATTTGATCTTTTTGATATTTCTCAAGAATTTGAACCGAGTAATTTTGATTGGGGATTGAATTTTGGAGGTGGAGTAAAAACCAATTCAGGCGTAAGCTTCGGAGTCCGTTACCATTTGGGATTGGGAGATATATATGAAGATAACAACCCCCAAAATAGAGTATGGCAGTTTTCTGTAGGTTTTAGTCTTTAA
- a CDS encoding LemA family protein, whose protein sequence is MVPFIVIGGIIVLIALFLISVFNKFVKNKNVVKDAWSNIDVALKRRYDLIPNLVETVKGYAKHEKSTLEAVISARNAAMEVPTGDINAKIKAENQLQQTLRSIFALSEAYPDLKANTNYLDLQEKLNTIEENLERSRRYYNGTVRENNTYGESFPGVLVAGMFNYQHFDYFETDEVSRENVKVDFS, encoded by the coding sequence ATGGTACCATTTATTGTTATCGGCGGAATTATCGTTCTAATTGCCCTTTTCCTTATTTCTGTTTTCAACAAATTTGTAAAAAATAAAAACGTCGTTAAAGATGCATGGAGTAATATTGATGTTGCTCTAAAACGTCGTTATGACCTAATACCCAACTTAGTAGAAACGGTAAAGGGATATGCCAAACATGAAAAATCTACCTTAGAAGCCGTAATAAGTGCTCGTAATGCAGCTATGGAAGTACCTACAGGTGATATTAATGCTAAAATAAAAGCAGAAAACCAGTTGCAACAAACCTTACGTAGTATTTTTGCTTTAAGCGAGGCCTATCCTGATTTAAAAGCCAATACCAATTATTTAGATTTACAAGAAAAACTAAATACTATAGAAGAGAACCTTGAACGTAGCCGTAGATATTACAACGGTACAGTCAGAGAAAATAATACCTATGGAGAAAGTTTCCCTGGAGTTCTTGTTGCCGGAATGTTCAACTATCAACATTTTGACTATTTTGAAACCGATGAAGTTAGTAGAGAAAATGTAAAAGTAGATTTTTCATAA
- a CDS encoding DUF1569 domain-containing protein has translation MSILQIELSELEKAIKHSDKLASNVSSSNVAWHIDHSLKVIHNVSMVIIASDPSKYKWKFNKWRFIIFIKGSFPRGKVKAPKHVRPPEIIKLEDLKSQLKEVHKNLTDIEKLPSKSHFEHPIFGQLHLKKTIRFLELHTTHHIKIINDILKAL, from the coding sequence ATGTCAATACTTCAAATTGAATTATCAGAATTAGAGAAAGCAATAAAACATTCAGATAAGCTCGCCTCAAATGTATCTTCGAGTAACGTCGCTTGGCATATTGATCATTCCTTAAAAGTCATTCATAACGTTAGCATGGTAATAATAGCTTCTGATCCTTCTAAATACAAATGGAAGTTTAACAAATGGAGATTTATAATCTTTATAAAAGGATCTTTCCCAAGAGGTAAAGTAAAAGCTCCAAAACATGTTCGCCCTCCTGAAATTATTAAATTAGAAGACTTAAAATCACAACTAAAAGAGGTTCATAAAAACTTAACTGATATAGAAAAACTACCTTCTAAAAGTCATTTTGAACATCCTATTTTCGGACAATTACACTTAAAAAAAACAATTCGTTTTTTAGAGTTGCATACTACGCATCATATAAAAATTATAAACGATATACTTAAAGCCCTTTAA
- a CDS encoding DUF2207 domain-containing protein translates to MKKILTIYLFIFTSALGFSQDFTVDSCSVDIFINQKGYFDVVENYNLNFEAQKHGIFRTINIEYDLVTYDQKKEKRKIRISTIEVPGYNFEKPFDFEQRLSKSLEIKIGDKDKFVIGPQQYQIKYRVHNAFLFEDNQIRFYWNIKPDGWNASFYKLNFNIHVPKDIPLNADNCFVYSGPTGTTEKSDAFVLSYKNNIFSGTSNLDFQSNPGESVTVLLNLPKNSIAEIKPLWPFWTNYGWSFIVMGLIAGFYNVWKKYGKDDDVVSTTSYYPPENIDPPMAGFLINDRNDTSDIISLLPFWGANGYLKIEEIPKGGLFSKADTKLIKLKPIPNSASSYEHEIFDGLFGGSLQLSNKGKTKSFLNDILGVETVKLDANEILVSSLKETFYTTMASAGSMLKENAQLYYEAESKKIRTITYILLMLMAIVLGLVGLFFWGPIATIAIVITSIVLIFFNTYMIKKNSKGNKVFSELKGFKQFIKIAEENKLKMLLKEDPGYFETTMAYALAFGMFKKWANKFDALNIEPPKWYSSTTGNYLSMNSFSKSFSSVMSNTTSTMVSSPSSNSGSSSGGGSSGGGFGGGGGGSW, encoded by the coding sequence ATGAAGAAAATTCTAACTATATACTTATTCATTTTCACTTCTGCCTTAGGGTTTTCTCAAGATTTTACGGTTGATAGCTGTTCGGTAGATATTTTTATCAATCAAAAAGGATATTTTGATGTTGTAGAAAATTACAATCTGAATTTTGAAGCACAAAAACATGGTATTTTTCGTACAATTAATATCGAATATGATCTAGTAACCTACGATCAAAAGAAAGAAAAAAGAAAAATTAGAATCAGTACTATTGAAGTTCCTGGATATAATTTTGAAAAACCATTCGATTTTGAACAACGGTTAAGTAAATCTCTAGAGATAAAAATTGGCGATAAAGATAAATTCGTAATTGGTCCTCAACAATACCAAATAAAATATCGTGTCCATAATGCCTTTCTTTTTGAAGACAACCAAATCCGTTTTTATTGGAATATAAAACCTGATGGATGGAATGCTAGTTTTTACAAGCTGAATTTCAACATACATGTACCTAAAGACATTCCCTTAAATGCAGATAATTGCTTCGTTTATTCTGGACCTACAGGTACTACTGAAAAAAGTGATGCGTTTGTTTTATCCTATAAAAATAATATTTTTTCGGGTACAAGCAACCTTGATTTTCAATCAAACCCAGGCGAAAGTGTAACGGTTTTACTTAACCTTCCTAAAAATTCTATTGCAGAAATAAAACCGTTATGGCCTTTTTGGACTAATTACGGCTGGTCTTTTATTGTTATGGGGTTGATCGCAGGATTCTATAATGTTTGGAAAAAATATGGAAAAGATGATGACGTAGTCAGTACAACGAGTTATTATCCGCCAGAAAACATTGATCCACCCATGGCTGGTTTCTTAATAAATGATAGAAACGATACTTCTGATATAATATCATTATTACCCTTTTGGGGAGCTAATGGTTATTTGAAAATTGAAGAAATTCCAAAGGGAGGTCTATTTAGTAAAGCTGATACTAAACTTATCAAGTTAAAACCAATACCAAATTCCGCATCTTCGTATGAGCATGAAATATTTGATGGACTGTTTGGTGGTTCTTTACAACTAAGTAATAAAGGTAAAACGAAAAGTTTTCTTAACGATATATTGGGTGTTGAAACAGTTAAACTAGATGCTAATGAAATATTGGTCAGTAGCTTAAAGGAAACTTTCTATACCACAATGGCAAGTGCCGGAAGCATGTTAAAAGAAAATGCTCAACTTTATTATGAGGCTGAATCAAAAAAAATAAGAACAATTACCTATATCCTTTTGATGTTAATGGCGATAGTTTTGGGATTAGTTGGATTATTTTTCTGGGGTCCGATAGCAACCATCGCTATAGTAATTACATCTATTGTATTGATTTTCTTTAACACTTATATGATTAAAAAAAACAGTAAAGGAAACAAAGTGTTTTCTGAATTAAAAGGCTTTAAACAGTTTATAAAAATTGCGGAAGAAAATAAATTAAAAATGCTGTTGAAAGAAGATCCAGGTTATTTTGAAACCACAATGGCATATGCTTTAGCATTTGGTATGTTTAAAAAATGGGCCAATAAATTTGATGCCTTAAACATAGAACCTCCAAAATGGTATAGTTCAACAACCGGTAACTACCTATCAATGAATAGCTTTTCAAAATCGTTTTCAAGTGTTATGTCAAACACAACCTCTACTATGGTAAGCTCCCCTTCCAGTAACAGCGGTAGTTCTTCTGGTGGCGGATCATCAGGTGGTGGTTTTGGTGGCGGTGGTGGCGGAAGTTGGTAA